In Methylovirgula sp., a single genomic region encodes these proteins:
- a CDS encoding RNA polymerase sigma factor has product MQLSQICCFAPLELVRRSKSCCSGQYMWGRDASKSNRSRLLAQLIEDYEDLVRQLTWRLGSQDFAYEALHETFLRIDRVVDTPPIRSPKDFIFRVAVNVAKDRRKAQKYRVSPSEIDTLLEVRDESPDPAQIAESRSEIEALKRALLTLPPRQREIMHFISIEGLPPKDVAKRLGVSLRTVETDFKRALKYCAESLGRDLVQRLGGPRPKY; this is encoded by the coding sequence ATGCAATTGTCACAAATCTGTTGTTTCGCCCCGCTAGAGCTTGTTCGGCGCAGTAAAAGTTGTTGTTCGGGGCAGTACATGTGGGGGCGGGACGCTTCAAAGTCCAACAGATCGCGATTACTTGCGCAACTCATTGAAGATTATGAAGATCTTGTCAGGCAACTTACATGGCGGTTGGGCTCCCAGGACTTCGCCTATGAAGCTCTTCATGAAACCTTTCTAAGAATAGATCGCGTGGTCGACACCCCGCCCATTCGCAGCCCGAAAGATTTCATATTTCGCGTCGCAGTCAATGTCGCGAAGGACCGGCGCAAAGCGCAAAAATATCGCGTAAGTCCGTCCGAAATCGATACATTACTTGAGGTTCGGGATGAGTCGCCGGATCCGGCCCAGATCGCGGAATCGCGTTCCGAGATTGAGGCGTTGAAGCGCGCGCTTTTGACGTTGCCACCGCGCCAACGGGAAATTATGCATTTTATTTCGATTGAAGGCTTGCCACCGAAAGACGTCGCCAAGCGATTGGGGGTCAGTCTTCGGACTGTCGAAACGGATTTCAAACGTGCGTTGAAGTATTGCGCCGAGAGCCTCGGTCGCGATCTTGTCCAACGTCTCGGTGGCCCGCGGCCAAAATATTGA